The DNA sequence TTGTATTGATATTTCTTTGTATAAGATAATAATATATTCCTAATAGTGCTGATGCTTGATTTCACCAGGCTGGTTTAAAAAAGTTTGTCTCATCTGGTCATGTTCATTCCCTATGGCAGGGCAGAGTCCCTATGGCAGGGCAGAGATCTCGCAGTTATTTTGTTGTTGAATGGTAAAGAAAGCAATGTATCCTGGTAAACACAGACTGGTCCCAGAtgataatgatggtaaacacagaccggtcccagttgataatgatggtaaacacagaccgatCCCAGTTGATAATGATGCTAAACACAGACCGGTCCcagttgataatgatggtaaacacagaccggtcCCAATTGGtaatgatggtaaacacagaccAGTCCCAGTTGATATTGTAGGAGCgacagttagcctagtggttagagtgttgggccagtaaccgaaaggttgctagatcgaatccccgagctgacaaggtaaaaatccttctgctcctgagcaaggtggttaacccactgttcctaggccgtcattgtaaatcagaatttgttcttaactgactttaaaaaaaagattaaataaaaaaatatatattgatagtAAACAGACCGGTCCCAGTTGAtattgatggtaaaacaggttgtaattgatattgatggtaaaacaggttgtaattgatggtaaaacaggttgtaattgatggtaaaacaggttgtaattgatgttgatggtaaaacaggttgtaattgatattgatggtaaaacatgttgtaattgatattgatggtaaaacaggttgtaattgatattgatggtaaaacaggttgtaattgatattgatggtaaaacaggtCCCAGTTGTTATTGATAGTGAAACAGGTTCCAATTTATATTGATGGTAAGAAGGGGCTAGATTGGTACATAAGGGGCTAGGGTGGTTAAGTTAAGATGGGGCAAGAATGGTACATAACGGGCtaagttaacctgttgaggacagacgttccgctagcggaacccctagccaacagccaatggcatcgcacggcgcgaaatacaaaaccaactaaaataccacaattcaattttctcaaacaatcaactattttacaccattttaaagataagactctcgttaatctaaccacattgtctgatttcaaaaaggctttacagcgaaagcaaaacattagattatgttaggagagtaccctgccaaaaataatcacacagccattttccaagcaagcatatatgtcacataaacccaaaccacagctaaatgcagcactaacctttgatgatcttcatcagatgacactcctaggacattatgttatacaatacatacattttgttcaatgaagttcatatttatatcaaaaaacagctttttacattagcatgtgatgttcagaactagcataccccccgcaaacttccggtgaatttactaaattactcatgataaacgttcacaaaatacataaataattttaagaattatagatacagaactcctttatgcaatcgcggtgtcagattttaaaatagcttttcggcgaaaggacattttgcaatattctgagtatatagctcGGCCCTCACGGCtaactattttgacacccaccaagtttgggacaacctaaactcagaattactattagaaaaattggattacctttgctgttcttcgtcagaatgcactcccaggacttctacttcaacaacaaatgttgttttggttccaaataatccatagttatattcaaatagctccgttttgttcttgcattcaggtcactatccaaaaaaattcaaaatattccattaccgtacttagaagcatgtcaaacgctgtttaaaatcaatttttatgctatttttctcataaaatagcgataatattccaaccgggcaacgttgtattcattcaaaggctgaaagaaaaaaatggagtagtctcgtgaccgcgcatctccagtgtcactgtccccaggcaggccacttacacattctcctgctgttcttcgcccagagacagcagacaccccattccactttctggcggctttagagagccaatggaagccttagaaaatgtcacgttacagcacagatgctgtattttcgataaagatgcaacagaaggacaacaaattgtcagacagggcacttcctgtatggaatcttctcaggttttggcctgccatatgagttctgttatactcacagacaccattcaaacagttttagaaactttagagtgttttctatccaaatctactaattatatgcatattctagtttctggacaggagtagtaaccagattaaatcgggtacgttttttatccggccgtgaaaatactgccacctatcccaaagaagttaagatgGGGCAAGAATGGTACAtaaggggttaagatggggctagaacGGTACAtaaggggttaagatggggctagaatggtacataaggggttaagatggggctagaatggtacataaggggttaagatggggctagaatggtacataaggggttaagatggggctagaacGGTACAtaaggggttaagatggggctagaatggtacataaggggttaagatggggctagaatggtacatAAGGGGTTAAGATGGGGTTAGAATGGTACATAACCCCTTATGTACCATTCTAGTAGCAAACCAACAATTAGCCACTAGGTGTCATTATAGTAATTAAAGAGATTACacataaatatataaacatgTTCCATACATTGCTGTTTAATAATGAGCCACCAAAATAAGTTCTATACATATTTTCTTTTACATACAAAATGTGTAACAATTGCCGAGGTTGGAGAGGCAAATAGCACGATTTGTACAAATCCCCTTTTTTGTAAACCAAATGCTAGGCTATAAGCATGGGGTAATAATGTCTAAATGAGTCTTTGTAGTGGACATTAGTTGatgaattgcctggctgggctgtgggacagtggagaaTAGTTGATGAAttgcctggcagggctgtgggacagtggagattagtttataaatggcctggcagggctgtgggacagtggagaaTAGTTTATAAATggcctggcagggctgtgggacagtggagattagtttataaatggcctggctgggctgtgggacagtggggATTAGTTTATAAATggcctggctgggctgtgggacagtggagattagtttattaatggcctggcagggctgtgggacagtggagattaATTTATAAATggcctggctgggctgtgggacagtggggATTAGTTTATAAATggcctggctgggctgtgggacagtggagattagtttataaatggcctggcagggctgtgggacagtggagaaTAGTTGATGAAttgcctggcagggctgtgggacagtggatgtgTAGGAATAATTCAAATGGAACTGCTAACAGGCATTACCCGGGATTAACGTGAATAACTAACCgctatcaaccaatcagcattcaggatccAAATGTTGTTTCATAATGAGGGCACTAGTCtggattaaacctcataggaaaACAGTTTTATtatggaggtttcattcaggtctctctGTTTAACTAAATACTttgtttgtctttggcaggagagagaccagactctcaaTCTGACAGCAgaaagagtccttcaggggaaccagacaCTGAGACGCCCAAGCCAGCGATGCGCCACCACTGCTTCCAGTGTAATATGAGTTTTAAGTGGTTATGGAAGCTGAAAGAGCATGAAAggaaacacacaggagaaaagcccttccaatgctcccagtgtggaaatagATTCTCACGAGCACATGACCTAAAatcacatgagaggacacacacaggggaaaaacCACACaattgttcccagtgtggaaagcttttttcccatttagggaacctgaacaaacataagagaatacactctggagagaagccttacccctgttcccattgtggaaagaattttaggTCTTCAGATAACCTGAAAGCGCatgaaaggacacacacaggggagaaaccttaccATTGCTCTCTTTGTGGAAAGGATTTTACCAAGTTAAGGaacctaaaagagcatgagaggaaacacacaggagaaaagccttacgaatgctcccagtgtggaaagagtttttcccATATAGGGAACCTGAACAAACATAaaagaatacactctggagagaagccttacccctgttcccattgtggaaagaattttaggTCTTCAGATAACCTGAAAGCGCatgaaaggacacacacaggggagaaaccttaccATTGTGCCCTGTGTGGAAAGGattttaccaagttagggaacctaaaagagcatgagaggaaacacacaggagaaaagccttaccactgctcccagtgtggagaGAGATTTTCAAGATCACCAAACCTTAAAACACACGAGAGGACACAcgcaggagaaaagccttaccactgctccaaTTGTGGAAAGAGATTTGCAACATCATCCGACCTAAAAAAgcaccagaggacacacacaagGGAGAAATCTTACCATTGCTCTCAATGTGGAAATAGTTTTTTACGATCACATGACCTAAAATCGCACGagctgacacacacaggagaaaaaccacatagttgctcccagtgtggaaagtgtTTTTTGTATTTAGGTAACCTGAACAAACATAAgaaaatacacactggagagaagccttacccctGTTCCAATTGTGGGAAATTCTTTAGGTCGTTAGATAACATGAaggagcatgagaggacacacacaggggagaagcttTACCATTGTGCCCTGTGTGGAAAGAGATATTCACGATCGCATGACCTAAAATTACATAAAAGGAAACACGCAGGAGAAGAAAACATGCAATTACATACACAGGGGATAAACCACACAATTGGTCCCAGTGGGGAATTTTTTTTACGCAGTTAGAGAACCTCTTCCCATTGTGGAACTATATTTTCCCGATCACATTACCTAAATTCACATAATCAAACCAAGCtatatttatacattttatacatttcagtaatggaatgcaacacaatgggcttcacaggaaaaaaacaatgaaaacaaaaactgaaatatttactagacaacaaacataagaggataaaaaacaaaagattgactggtcttggtcagtacccgtgctgcaacattctgtatgttttgcagttgaccaatggctttcttgggtagatcagacaggagagcattacagtagtcaagtctgcttgtaataaaagcatggatgaatctctctgtatcagcctaaGAAAGAAACGgccgcaccttggcaatgttcctcaggtggtaaaaagctatgtttgtcacattcctaatgtgtgattcgaAATTGCTGCAGCATTCTATATGACGATTGTTTAAGTCTCCATGTATATCGCAATAGGTCAGTGATTTATAGTCTctaaatatccactatttctaatgagTTCATAATATTTGTGATCTTCGTAACGGCATGgggatgatagtttgtagagtgatttcctttacggtcaattgaggtacttaacactgtgttatagtgtCCCACCATAATGATTGGATcgtttgttgcctgtaagttcaataaattggtataaatatttttgaagaagtatggatcatcctgatttggaccatatagattaatgagccaaatctcttttttcATCCACTTTTatattcaaaaggatccaccttGCTTGCGAATCATCCCTGACTGTTTGTAGGTTTGGATCGACATTTTTGAtaatatcatcacaccttttgagttcctttgtccatgacagaacaTTTTTTCACCACCCCGTTTCTTTTGCCACGCAACTTCATCTCAGGATGTAGATTGAGTTTCCTGTAAatagtatatgttatattccttttctttcagccatgtaaagactgatcttttCCTATAATCTCTTAAGCCGTTACagttataactggctatacttattgtAGCCCTTACTGTAACTAtatactattctcagtctaaatggaccataattagtgcttgtaaagttaccgCCGTAAGAGGTATTATGACGATCAAAAATAGAGATTTCAAATGTCTGatgtttagaattcaagaaacagTTTCGAGCAACATTTGTTTGGTTTTGTTTGCCtgtgccacagatgttagaaaattgagtcaagatattatgtgtgtagtaGATCTgtgtaggttgatgtgtatgatactggatgtgatttagtgagagtgtgtacgatgtctggattagagtaagactataatgtgtgatgtctaaataaagaataacccagcccgtttgcatggttgagtgtctgtgtgtgtaacatgGAGTGTAGCCTTAATATTCAGGATGATGATTGTAATCCGTATCGTATCAACATCATAGTTACATTAAACTTCATTTTCAtagaaaaacacatcccagcatttccacagtaattgacgtttcacatgattatgaaagagaccttgcattactatagagacggcttcactacaaTACCAATGTACCCCGTACATTGTTATTATTCCCCAACGTTTCTGTTCTGATATCTTCTcattgcttgttgtaaacatgtAGACAAAGACACAAGATAGACAAACAAAAATCATATTGAATTACAGAAAAGTTctcgacaatagagagagagagtgagagaagaaaagagaggagagagaaatagagagggagagaagagaagagaagctactggggaatcctccacaagctactggggaatcctccacaagctactggggaatccttcacaagctactggggaatccttcacaagctactggggaatccaacacaagctactggggaatcatccacaagctactggggaatcctCCACAAGCTACTGAGGAATCATACACAAGCTACCGGGGAATCTTtcacaagctactggggaatcatccacaagctactggggaatcatccacaagctactggggaatcctccacaagctactggggaatcctCCACAAGCTACTGGGTATTCATccacaatccaagagtgtgcaaagggtggctactttgaagaatctcaaatataaaatatattttgatttgtttaacacttttttggttactaaactcagcaaaaaaaagaaacgtccctttttcaggaccctgtctttcaaagataatttgtaaaaatccaaataacttcacagatcttcattgtaaagggtttaaacactgtttcccatgcttgttcaatgaaccacaaacaattaatgaacatgcacctgtggagcggtcgttaagacactaacagcttacagacggtaggcaattaaggtcacagttaagaaaacttaggacacttaagaggcctttctactgacactgaaaaacaccaaaagaaagatgcccagggtccctgctcatctgcgtgaacgtgccttaggcatgctgcaaggaggcatgaggactgcagatgtggccagggcaataaattgtaatgtccgtactgtgagacgcctaagacaacgctacagggagacaggacggacagctgatcgtcctcgtagtggctggccacatgtaacaacacctgcacaggatcggtacatccgaacatcacacgtgcgggacaggtacaggatggcaacaacaactgtattatttcacttattagatgtgatgcattactatttacagtagatgtaggcctaagtatgaacggactgtaatgcactaataggtttatattgtattaacatagattgagcaacatataatagacatgactaactggagggttgctggctagtaggagtgtaggctgagtagactcgtgacacacacacacaatgcctggttgtggggccgctcatggacaggtgtatgtgaggaactgatagaggggagaatggctgtggcacaagaacaggcactgtccttgggtgtctgactctcgggtacacacatgaagataagctagaagacaactatgcttggcaacaaagatgcgtctagaggctgggaccagcctgcacgccaacgataggatgagtaagtttaaaccacgctcatcctccctttgacaggccagcagtgagcgggaactatctctgtcagagtatttaatgaagaacttatgatgtcattttcagttctctgtttgccctgcgaggtgttacagtgaacccgtatatacGAAGATTGCATTTACCATTTATTCTGCTTGACTAATTCTATtaataaacagctgaaaatatattcagtagcctagtgttacattttgttctgataccagaattGAATTGACGCAGCCCtaacagcttttatttctttcatcacattcccagtgggtcagaagtttacatacactcaattagtatttgctagcattgcctttaaattgtttaacttgggtcaaacgttttgggtagccttccacaagcttcccacaataaattgggtgaattttggcccgttcctcctgacagagctggtgtaactgagtcaggtttgtaggcctccttgctagcacacgctttttcagttctgcccacaaattttcagtaggattgaggtcaggactttgtgatggccactccaataccttgactttgttgtccttaagccattttgccacaactttggaagtatgcttgggatcattgtccatttggaagactcatttgcgaccaagctttaacttccttactgatgtcttgagatgttgcttcaatatatccacataattttccatcctcatgatgccatctattttgtgaagtgcaccagtccctccagcagcaaagcacccccacgacatgattctgccacccccgtgcttcatggttgggatggtgttcttcggcttgcaagcctccccctttttcctccaaacataacaatggtcattatggccaaacagttatatttttgtttcatcagaccagaggacatttctccaaaaagcacggtctttgtccccatgtgcagttgcaaaccgtagtctggcttttttatggtggttttggagcagtggcttcttccttgctgagcggccttttaggttatgtcgatataggggaCTCgtgttactgtggatatagatacttttgtacctgtttcctccagcatcttcacaaggtcctttgctgttgttctgggattgatttgcacttttcgcaccaaagtgcgttcatctctaggagacagaatgtgtctccttcctgagcagtatgacggctgcatggtcccatggtgtttatacttgcgtactattatttgtacagatgaacgtggtaccttcagtcgtttggaaattgctcccaaggatgaaccagacttgtggaggtctacaataatttttctgagatcttggctgatttcctttgattttcccatgatgtcaagcaaataggcactgagtttgaaggtaggcctcaaatacattcacaggtacacctccaattgactcaaatgttgtcaattagcctttcagaagcttctaaagccatgacatcattttctggaattttccgagctctttaaaggcacagtcaacttagtgtatgtaaacttctgacccactggaattgtgatacagtgaattataagtgaagtaatctctctgtaaacaattgtttgaaaaattacttgtgtcatgcacaaagtagatgtcctaactgacttgccaaaactatagtttgttaacaagaaatgtgtggagtggttgaaaaacaagttttaatgactccaacataagtgtatgtaaacttccgacttcaactgtatatatttttatattacaCATTAGTTATACAAAGTAAGCAACCTACAAGTACAGtagatatacaaaagtatgtggacgccccttcaaattagtggatttggatttTTTCACCTCATCAACCTGAAAGGGTTGGGTCTAGCCCTTTAAATGCCCTTTAAAAGTCATTAGTCCTCTCtcaacaaaagtatgtggacgccccttcaaatttgtggattcggctatttcagccac is a window from the Salmo trutta chromosome 38, fSalTru1.1, whole genome shotgun sequence genome containing:
- the LOC115178491 gene encoding zinc finger protein 135-like, producing the protein MKEVGEITVTLEEEEEETGDLINNRERPDSQSDSRKSPSGEPDTETPKPAMRHHCFQCNMSFKWLWKLKEHERKHTGEKPFQCSQCGNRFSRAHDLKSHERTHTGEKPHNCSQCGKLFSHLGNLNKHKRIHSGEKPYPCSHCGKNFRSSDNLKAHERTHTGEKPYHCSLCGKDFTKLRNLKEHERKHTGEKPYECSQCGKSFSHIGNLNKHKRIHSGEKPYPCSHCGKNFRSSDNLKAHERTHTGEKPYHCALCGKDFTKLGNLKEHERKHTGEKPYHCSQCGERFSRSPNLKTHERTHAGEKPYHCSNCGKRFATSSDLKKHQRTHTREKSYHCSQCGNSFLRSHDLKSHELTHTGEKPHSCSQCGKCFLYLGNLNKHKKIHTGEKPYPCSNCGKFFRSLDNMKEHERTHTGEKLYHCALCGKRYSRSHDLKLHKRKHAGEENMQLHTQGINHTIGPSGEFFLRS